A single Lactuca sativa cultivar Salinas chromosome 8, Lsat_Salinas_v11, whole genome shotgun sequence DNA region contains:
- the LOC111897859 gene encoding uncharacterized protein LOC111897859 — translation MVIQFIEDATMGKTVFLWTTDKVLIRRKTKTESLGRINHVSPKSGDVYYLRILLNKAKGPTCYEDIRTVNSTVYESYKDVCDALGLLEMIKSIYLLYMKHIIGPLLHSAGCVFFMYGYGGTRKTFVWKTLSIAIRSKGEIVINVASSGIVTLLLSGGRTTHSRFHLPINLNEDSFCSITLGNDVCELLNKARFIIWDEASMMHCHCFEAVDRTLRDVILSSVKNKLFGGKTIVFGGDFRQILPVIQRGNCSNIVQASLHSSRLCYECTTLCLNVNMRLQFVSQNNDFEETKSFPEWILKIGEGTIDDPNDGEVEVDFSEDVINHLDDPSYFQNKAILVSTNEEVDAINGYMLELMKDEGKTYPSLDSLCETETQNSFEESVYSPDMLTGFKASGILNHKLILKKGVLVMLLRYIDQTKGLCNGTRLHIVRLGRHVIEARIISVRFFNETTYIPRMKLSQSDKKKSISFSAETIPHKCLFRYGH, via the exons ATAAAGTATTGATAAGAAGAAAAACAAAGACAGAGTCACTTGGTAGAATTAATCACGTGTCTCCCAAATCTGGTGATGTTTATTACTTACGCATTCTACTTAACAAAGCAAAGGGTCCTACTTGCTATGAAGATATCAGGACAGTTAACAGTACCGTTTATGAATCTTACAAAGATGTTTGCGATGCTCTTGGTCTATTAGAGATGATAAAGAGTATATATCTTCtatacatgaaacacatcatTGGGCCATTGCTTCATTCTGCAG GTTGTGTCTTTTTCATGTATGGTTATGGAGGAACAAGAAAAACATTTGTTTGGAAGACATTGTCTATTGCTATTAGATCTAAAGGTGAAATTGTTATCAACGTTGCTTCAAGCGGAATTGTAACACTCTTGCTCTCTGGTGGTAGGACAACGCATTCAAGATTTCATCTACCAATCAACTTGAATGAGGATTCGTTTTGTTCTATTACATTAGGTAACGATGTATGTGAACTGTTGAATAAAGCTAGATTTATCATATGGGATGAAGCCTCGATGATGCACTGTCATTGTTTCGAAGCAGTTGATAGGACACTTAGAGACGTTATCCTTTCATCGGTCAAGAATAAACTGTTTGGAGGCAAGACCATTGTATTTGGAGGTGACTTTCGACAGATTCTTCCAGTAATACAAAGAGGAAATTGTTCAAATATTGTTCAGGCATCATTGCATTCATCAAGATTATGTTATGAATGTACAACTTTATGTTTGAATGTAAACATGAGGCTTCAATTCGTTAGTCAAAACAATGATTTCGAAGAGACAAAATCATTTCCTGAATGGATTCTTAAAATTGGTGAAGGTACTATTGATGATCCTAATGATGGTGAAGTTGAAGTTGATTTTTCAGAAGATGTTATC AACCATCTTGATGATCCATcgtattttcaaaataaagctATTTTGGTTTCTACAAATGAAGAAGTCGATGCTATCAATGGCTACATGTTAGAATTGATGAAAGATGAAGGGAAAACGTATCCGAGTTTAGATTCTTTATGTGAGACTGAGACACAAAATTCTTTTGAGGAATCGGTATACTCTCCAGATATGTTGACTGGTTTTAAGGCTTCTGGAATTCTCAACCATAAACTTATACTAAAAAAAGGTGTTCTGGTCATGTTACTTCGTTATATCGACCAAACCAAAGGACTATGCAATGGTACTAGATTACATATCGTAAGGCTGGGAAGACACGTCATTGAAGCCCGAATCATATCTGTCAGATTTTTCAATGAGACTACTTATATACCTCGCATGAAGTTATCTCAGTctgataaaaaaaaatcaatttcgtTTTCAGCGGAGACAATTCCCCATAAATGTTTGTTTCGCTATGGCCATTAA